In Blastopirellula sp. J2-11, a single genomic region encodes these proteins:
- a CDS encoding metallophosphoesterase, with translation MTVETSLADQVIARYQKAAEINLSNPHRRGNLISLPAGDGVADVMVTADLHGNRRNFQRILELAALELHPERHLVLQEVCHGGPTYPQGGGCMSHLMLEDVARLVSEFPYRVHFLLSNHELAEMVDFPILKGGKMLNLMFRAGLQEMYGNRTADVRDAYLNFLRSLPIGVKAGERLLICHSLPEKCDQNPFDPAVFDRPLVDEDLACQGDVGRLVWGRDFRQANADAFAQQTGAQYFLTGHEPSTDGFQTPNSRQVILDCCCQNGCYAIVPVDDQISYGKLLAEVQRLHKPTPESYGM, from the coding sequence ATGACTGTAGAAACTTCTCTTGCTGACCAGGTCATCGCGCGCTATCAGAAAGCGGCGGAGATTAACCTCAGCAATCCCCACCGACGCGGCAATCTGATTTCGCTGCCTGCCGGAGATGGCGTCGCTGATGTGATGGTGACCGCCGATTTGCATGGTAATCGGCGTAACTTTCAGCGAATTTTGGAACTCGCCGCGCTAGAGCTCCATCCTGAGCGACACCTGGTGCTGCAAGAGGTTTGTCACGGCGGCCCGACTTATCCGCAAGGGGGGGGCTGCATGTCGCACTTGATGTTGGAAGATGTCGCGCGACTAGTGAGCGAGTTTCCGTATCGCGTCCATTTCTTGCTGAGCAATCATGAACTGGCCGAAATGGTTGACTTCCCGATTCTGAAAGGGGGGAAGATGCTCAACTTGATGTTTCGCGCCGGCTTGCAAGAGATGTATGGCAATCGGACCGCGGATGTCCGCGACGCCTATCTGAATTTCCTCCGCAGTCTGCCGATCGGTGTGAAAGCTGGCGAACGCCTGTTGATTTGTCACAGCTTGCCCGAAAAGTGCGATCAAAACCCCTTTGATCCGGCGGTGTTTGATCGTCCGCTCGTCGATGAAGATCTGGCCTGTCAGGGAGATGTCGGTCGCCTGGTTTGGGGACGCGACTTTCGCCAAGCGAACGCAGATGCGTTCGCTCAGCAGACTGGCGCTCAATATTTTCTGACCGGACATGAGCCGTCGACCGACGGATTTCAGACGCCCAACTCGCGGCAGGTGATTCTCGATTGCTGCTGCCAAAACGGTTGTTACGCGATCGTTCCGGTGGATGATCAGATCAGCTATGGCAAGCTGCTGGCCGAAGTCCAGCGTCTCCATAAGCCGACGCCTGAATCGTACGGCATGTAA
- a CDS encoding DUF5722 domain-containing protein, which yields MTWLRIAIFVVALVLFPQNAVLAQHPLTDAKDLRWINYLAAEYPAQIERVVVDADHVQVIGKLTTKLALSLSLVELGPQHDSTLIPADGRRFPLQPTEAGNFSIQLPRFAAQRDRIYAKWVVVETATDKQCSRAHAADDVAAAARHPDLPRLFPANKKGLNGIGLVHDLNDFVDLGVKNLAINVNLGSLVRLAGTPDCESIEYGDVRLAIWRPALEQLDELLGFASRHEIVASAIILVPRLDRADPLGKLLTHPGADGGHYSLANVVEEEGCDAYAAVMRFLAARYCRPDAKYGRITHWIIHNEVDAAPEWTSAGPLSPLGYAEQYARSLRIAYYSARAFDPHAQVFASLTHCWNEPHQPSPRYYRARELLDLLIGLGAAEGDFSWGVAFHPYPQDLGNARTWLDAQAIASDDSPLVTFKNIEVLDRWVRRPENRSQGAPRTVLLSEQGFHSPDYSAASQAVQAAALAYAWKKIERLETIEAMHYHRWIDHEKEGGLKLGLWTVRAGTITSAGEKKQAWRVFQALATPQQAAAIQFALPIIGIDDWSEIVSAASSTENSGSGE from the coding sequence ATGACTTGGTTGCGTATCGCTATTTTTGTCGTTGCGTTGGTGCTCTTCCCGCAAAACGCGGTTCTGGCTCAACATCCGTTGACCGACGCCAAAGACTTGCGCTGGATCAATTATCTCGCTGCGGAATATCCTGCCCAAATTGAGCGCGTCGTGGTTGACGCCGATCATGTTCAGGTGATTGGAAAGTTGACGACGAAGCTTGCGCTGTCGCTGTCGCTGGTTGAACTCGGGCCGCAGCACGACTCGACGTTGATTCCCGCTGACGGGCGACGATTTCCGCTGCAACCGACGGAAGCAGGCAATTTTTCGATCCAGCTTCCGCGGTTCGCCGCCCAGCGCGATCGCATTTATGCGAAGTGGGTGGTGGTAGAAACGGCGACCGATAAGCAGTGCAGTCGCGCTCACGCCGCGGACGACGTTGCCGCCGCCGCACGGCATCCCGATTTGCCGCGACTTTTTCCGGCCAATAAGAAAGGGCTCAACGGCATCGGCTTGGTGCATGACCTGAATGACTTTGTCGACTTGGGCGTGAAGAACCTGGCGATCAATGTAAATCTTGGTTCGCTGGTGCGCCTTGCAGGAACGCCTGACTGCGAGTCGATTGAGTATGGAGACGTTCGATTAGCGATCTGGCGACCAGCGCTGGAGCAATTGGATGAACTGTTGGGTTTCGCGAGTCGACACGAGATCGTCGCGTCGGCGATTATCCTGGTTCCACGTCTGGATCGCGCTGATCCGCTTGGAAAGCTGTTGACGCATCCCGGCGCCGACGGCGGTCACTACAGCCTGGCCAATGTGGTTGAAGAGGAAGGCTGCGACGCCTATGCCGCGGTGATGCGTTTTCTGGCGGCGCGGTATTGCCGACCTGACGCCAAGTATGGCCGGATCACGCATTGGATTATTCACAACGAAGTGGACGCGGCGCCAGAGTGGACCAGCGCCGGACCGTTGTCGCCGTTGGGCTATGCCGAACAATATGCACGCTCGTTACGGATCGCTTACTACTCGGCGCGAGCGTTTGACCCACACGCCCAGGTCTTCGCGTCGCTGACGCACTGCTGGAACGAGCCGCATCAACCGAGCCCGCGTTACTATCGTGCGCGCGAGCTCCTCGATCTGCTGATCGGTCTTGGCGCCGCCGAGGGAGACTTCTCGTGGGGAGTCGCGTTTCATCCGTATCCGCAAGATCTGGGGAACGCGCGAACCTGGCTCGACGCCCAAGCGATCGCCAGCGACGATTCTCCGCTGGTGACGTTTAAAAACATCGAAGTGCTCGACCGTTGGGTTCGGCGTCCTGAAAATCGTTCTCAAGGAGCTCCGCGAACGGTCTTGCTCTCCGAGCAAGGATTCCACTCGCCGGACTACAGTGCAGCGTCGCAAGCCGTTCAGGCGGCCGCCCTGGCTTACGCATGGAAGAAGATCGAGCGCCTCGAGACGATCGAAGCGATGCATTACCATCGCTGGATCGACCATGAGAAAGAAGGTGGATTAAAGTTGGGGTTATGGACCGTGCGAGCCGGCACGATCACCAGCGCCGGCGAAAAGAAGCAAGCCTGGCGCGTCTTTCAAGCCTTGGCGACGCCGCAGCAAGCGGCGGCGATTCAATTTGCGTTGCCGATTATCGGGATCGACGATTGGAGCGAGATTGTGAGCGCCGCTAGCAGCACAGAAAATAGTGGCTCCGGCGAATGA
- a CDS encoding DUF2179 domain-containing protein: MQFLVDQPVWVVAIFIFCTRIVDVSIGTLRTISVVQGRLGLSVVLGFFEVLVWTIAISQVITGIGENPVLLFAYAGGFAAGNAVGIRLERMLAMGHVVVRMISPHDGPKAAKALREAGQRVTTFTGEGRDGPVLLIYMNCRRRKLKRLLKIATASDPTIFYTVEPVHSHNEGLNVPLPHRTGWRAFLKMK, from the coding sequence ATGCAGTTTCTCGTCGACCAACCAGTTTGGGTCGTCGCCATCTTCATTTTTTGCACGCGCATTGTCGATGTGTCGATCGGTACGCTGCGCACGATTTCGGTCGTGCAGGGACGTCTCGGTTTGTCCGTGGTCCTCGGCTTTTTTGAGGTGCTGGTCTGGACGATTGCGATCTCGCAAGTCATTACCGGAATCGGCGAAAACCCGGTGCTGCTCTTTGCCTATGCTGGCGGTTTTGCCGCAGGTAACGCGGTCGGTATTCGACTCGAACGGATGCTGGCGATGGGACATGTCGTCGTGCGGATGATTTCGCCGCATGACGGGCCGAAAGCCGCCAAAGCGTTGCGTGAAGCGGGGCAGCGAGTCACAACGTTCACCGGCGAAGGACGAGACGGGCCGGTGCTGTTGATCTATATGAATTGCCGCCGCCGCAAGCTGAAACGCCTCCTCAAGATCGCGACAGCAAGCGACCCCACGATTTTCTATACGGTGGAGCCTGTCCATTCGCACAACGAAGGGCTCAACGTTCCGCTGCCCCATCGCACCGGCTGGCGAGCGTTTTTGAAAATGAAATAA
- a CDS encoding sulfatase, with product MISRIVSFAFLMLLSWTAAAVAAPRNVVLFVTDDQGKDAGCYGNPVIQTPNLDALAADGTVYDHAYATTASCSASRSVILTGIFNHANGHYGHEHSYHHFRSYDNVKSLPVYLEAAGYRTARIGKYHVAPEEVYHFQHALKGNSRNAVEMANNSADFIGEDSDKPFFLYICTSDPHRGGGVVESDPYKPDAFGNKPKGYPGVETVTYDPNDVIVPSFLPDTPTCRAELAQYYQSVSRIDQGLGRLVEILKEKGVYDDTLILYISDHGIAFPGGKTTTYEPGLNSPCIVRNPYNKKRGLRCEAMVSWVDLTPTIVDFANATPKKNKMQGRSFLKTLDQENPAGWDEIYASHTFHEITMYYPMRVVRSGNYKLIWNIAHGLPYPFASDLWAAPTFQDIYKQGPDAYYGQRTVKDYIHRPAFELFDLSSDPYESHNLADVEKYSDVKKEMQEKLKAFQKRTADPWISKWDYE from the coding sequence GTGATTTCTCGTATTGTTTCGTTTGCATTTCTCATGCTGCTCAGCTGGACCGCGGCTGCGGTCGCGGCTCCGCGCAATGTGGTGTTGTTTGTTACCGACGACCAGGGAAAAGATGCTGGCTGCTACGGCAACCCGGTCATCCAAACTCCCAACCTCGACGCGTTGGCCGCGGACGGCACGGTCTATGATCACGCCTATGCGACCACTGCGAGTTGCAGCGCCAGTCGCAGCGTTATCCTGACCGGCATTTTTAATCACGCCAACGGTCACTATGGACACGAGCACTCCTACCATCACTTTCGTTCTTACGACAACGTCAAAAGCTTGCCGGTTTATTTGGAAGCGGCCGGTTATCGAACCGCACGAATCGGCAAGTATCATGTCGCGCCGGAGGAGGTCTACCACTTTCAGCACGCGCTGAAGGGGAACAGTCGCAACGCCGTCGAGATGGCGAACAACTCGGCCGACTTTATCGGTGAGGATAGCGACAAGCCGTTCTTTCTCTACATCTGCACGTCGGATCCGCATCGCGGCGGCGGCGTGGTGGAAAGCGATCCTTATAAGCCCGACGCGTTCGGCAACAAGCCGAAAGGTTACCCCGGCGTCGAGACGGTCACCTATGATCCCAACGACGTGATCGTTCCTTCTTTCTTGCCAGATACGCCGACGTGTCGCGCCGAGTTGGCCCAATACTATCAATCGGTTTCCCGCATCGATCAGGGACTGGGGCGTTTGGTCGAAATCTTGAAAGAGAAGGGAGTCTATGACGACACGTTGATCCTCTACATCTCGGATCATGGCATCGCTTTTCCCGGTGGAAAAACGACAACGTACGAGCCGGGGCTCAACTCTCCTTGCATTGTTCGCAATCCCTACAACAAAAAACGGGGATTGCGTTGCGAAGCGATGGTGAGCTGGGTCGATCTCACGCCGACGATCGTCGATTTCGCCAATGCGACGCCGAAGAAAAACAAGATGCAGGGACGATCGTTCCTGAAGACGCTTGATCAAGAAAATCCCGCAGGCTGGGACGAGATCTACGCGTCGCACACGTTCCACGAGATCACGATGTACTATCCGATGCGAGTCGTTCGCAGCGGCAACTACAAATTAATTTGGAACATCGCGCATGGACTGCCGTATCCCTTCGCATCGGACTTGTGGGCGGCGCCGACGTTTCAAGACATCTACAAACAAGGTCCGGACGCTTACTATGGACAACGGACGGTGAAGGACTATATCCATCGCCCAGCCTTTGAGCTGTTTGATCTCTCGTCCGACCCCTACGAATCGCACAATCTGGCCGACGTTGAAAAGTACTCCGACGTTAAAAAGGAAATGCAAGAGAAGCTGAAAGCATTTCAGAAGCGGACCGCGGATCCCTGGATCTCGAAGTGGGACTACGAATAG
- the rlmN gene encoding 23S rRNA (adenine(2503)-C(2))-methyltransferase RlmN yields the protein MLSSIHDDAAVEAVRKRLGLDPHRLRRLRTRLLKLQGSDEAALQELPDAARRAFAAEIRFHELTLDQRFDSQLDGASKLLFRTDDGMLLESVILRVATGRTALCVSSQVGCAANCDFCATGKMGIARSLSASQILDQVVQANQLLQPEGRKIRNIVFMGMGEPFHNTSAVHETLEKLISPHGFDQSPRRTLVSTVGLPKAMIEFARKFPKVNLALSLHSAIQSRRTEIIPLAAKFDLQELRAALDQVAAVQQQSIMIEYLMLRGINDGPEDRAALADYLRGLPVHINLIPYNRVDAAPHLEGTSKEDREAFGAALRAEGYTVTIRYSLGADVDAACGQLVRRENRRIAAAAAQ from the coding sequence ATGCTCAGTAGTATCCATGACGACGCCGCCGTGGAAGCGGTGCGCAAGCGATTAGGGCTCGACCCGCATCGCCTGCGCCGGCTGCGTACGCGGCTGCTGAAGCTGCAAGGTTCGGACGAAGCGGCGCTGCAGGAATTGCCGGATGCGGCTCGTCGCGCGTTTGCCGCCGAGATCCGTTTTCATGAACTGACGCTCGACCAGCGTTTCGATTCGCAACTGGACGGCGCTTCGAAGTTACTGTTTCGCACTGATGATGGAATGCTGCTGGAGTCGGTCATCTTGCGGGTCGCCACAGGACGCACGGCGCTCTGCGTTTCGTCGCAGGTCGGCTGCGCGGCGAATTGCGATTTTTGTGCGACCGGCAAAATGGGGATCGCCCGCAGTCTTTCGGCGTCCCAGATTTTAGACCAGGTCGTGCAGGCCAATCAGTTGCTGCAGCCGGAAGGCCGCAAGATCCGCAACATCGTCTTCATGGGGATGGGCGAGCCGTTCCACAATACGTCGGCGGTTCATGAAACGCTGGAAAAGCTGATCTCCCCTCACGGATTTGATCAATCGCCCCGACGAACGTTGGTTTCGACGGTTGGCTTGCCTAAGGCGATGATCGAGTTCGCCCGCAAGTTTCCGAAGGTGAATCTTGCGCTCAGCTTACATAGCGCGATCCAGTCGCGCCGCACCGAGATCATCCCTCTAGCGGCCAAATTCGATCTGCAAGAATTGCGAGCCGCGCTCGATCAGGTCGCCGCCGTCCAGCAGCAGTCGATCATGATCGAGTATCTCATGTTGCGGGGGATCAATGATGGCCCAGAAGATCGCGCGGCGCTAGCCGACTATCTTCGCGGCTTGCCGGTGCACATCAATCTGATTCCCTACAACCGCGTTGATGCGGCGCCTCATCTAGAGGGAACGTCGAAAGAAGACCGCGAAGCGTTTGGCGCCGCGCTGCGCGCCGAAGGCTATACCGTGACGATTCGCTATTCTCTTGGCGCCGACGTCGACGCCGCCTGCGGACAACTCGTGCGGCGAGAGAATCGGCGAATTGCGGCCGCCGCCGCACAATAA